A window of Roseovarius sp. THAF27 contains these coding sequences:
- a CDS encoding DMT family transporter — protein MQDNKGTISLGILLMVGFSLIAPAMDASAKLIGDALAVGQIVAARFGVQAAILLPLALLLGWLHRPGGREAALHLVRGGLILLATACFFQALRFMPIADAIAIFFVEPFILTLLGGVFLGEPIGPRRYAACAVGFVGALFVIQPSFSDVGLAALLPLVTAVCFAFYMILTRRMAASMHPISMQAYTGLAALVLILPPLWAFDGSGVAALDPSWPEQRELMLLAAVGLIATASHVCISFALKLAPASVLAPVQYLEIVGATVLGYVIFGDLPDALTFFGIALIVSAGLYVFFRERRLERRPMPAP, from the coding sequence ATGCAGGACAACAAGGGCACGATCTCGCTCGGCATTCTGCTGATGGTCGGGTTTTCCCTGATCGCGCCGGCGATGGATGCCTCGGCCAAGCTGATCGGCGACGCGCTGGCCGTGGGACAGATCGTGGCGGCGCGATTCGGCGTGCAGGCGGCGATCCTGCTGCCGCTGGCCCTGCTGCTGGGATGGCTGCACAGGCCGGGCGGGCGCGAGGCGGCGCTGCACCTGGTGCGCGGCGGTCTGATCCTGCTGGCGACGGCCTGTTTCTTTCAGGCATTGCGTTTCATGCCGATTGCGGATGCCATCGCCATCTTCTTCGTGGAGCCGTTCATCCTGACACTTCTGGGCGGTGTCTTCCTGGGCGAACCGATCGGACCGCGGCGTTACGCGGCCTGCGCGGTGGGCTTCGTCGGGGCGCTCTTCGTGATACAGCCCAGTTTCAGCGATGTCGGCTTGGCCGCGCTCTTGCCGCTGGTGACGGCGGTGTGCTTTGCCTTCTACATGATACTGACCCGGCGGATGGCGGCGTCGATGCACCCGATCTCGATGCAGGCCTATACCGGGCTGGCCGCGCTGGTCCTGATCCTGCCGCCCCTGTGGGCGTTCGATGGCAGCGGTGTCGCGGCGCTGGATCCGTCCTGGCCGGAACAGCGCGAACTGATGTTGCTGGCGGCGGTCGGGCTGATCGCGACGGCCAGCCATGTCTGCATCAGTTTCGCGCTGAAGCTGGCCCCGGCCTCGGTTCTGGCCCCGGTTCAATACCTCGAGATCGTCGGCGCGACCGTCCTGGGATACGTGATATTCGGGGACCTGCCCGATGCGCTGACGTTTTTCGGGATCGCGCTGATCGTGTCGGCAGGACTGTACGTGTTCTTCCGGGAGCGGCGGCTGGAACGGCGCCCGATGCCGGCCCCCTGA
- a CDS encoding thiamine diphosphokinase yields the protein MIVHRPQPITLIGGSKLSDSDLARAVAIGDCVVAADGGADLARRAGLDPAAVIGDFDSISAETRAGLPEDILHHITEQDSTDFEKCLRNIEAPLILGVGFTGRRIDHHLANLNALVRYPRQRCILLGDADIAFLAPPSFALDLDPGTPVSLFPLGVVEGISDGLQWPIAGLTFTPDGRVGTSNVATGPISLQVTAPKMLIILPASAFEAAAEALTHSASRWATA from the coding sequence GTGATTGTTCACCGTCCGCAACCCATTACTCTCATCGGCGGCAGCAAACTGTCCGATTCCGACCTCGCGCGCGCCGTGGCGATCGGCGACTGCGTCGTCGCGGCGGATGGCGGTGCCGACCTGGCGCGCCGGGCGGGCCTCGATCCCGCGGCGGTGATCGGGGATTTCGATTCGATCAGCGCGGAAACCCGCGCCGGTCTGCCCGAGGATATACTGCACCATATCACGGAACAGGACAGCACCGATTTCGAAAAATGCCTGCGCAACATCGAGGCCCCTCTCATCCTGGGCGTGGGCTTCACCGGGCGGCGGATCGACCATCACCTGGCCAACCTCAACGCCCTCGTCAGGTATCCCCGCCAGCGCTGCATCCTTCTGGGCGACGCGGATATCGCGTTTCTCGCGCCTCCCTCCTTCGCCCTGGATCTCGATCCCGGCACGCCGGTCTCGCTCTTTCCGCTTGGCGTCGTCGAGGGCATCTCCGACGGTCTTCAATGGCCGATCGCGGGCCTGACCTTCACGCCGGATGGGCGCGTCGGCACGTCGAACGTGGCCACCGGGCCGATTTCCCTGCAGGTCACGGCGCCGAAGATGCTGATCATCCTGCCCGCCTCCGCGTTCGAGGCCGCCGCCGAGGCGCTCACGCACAGCGCCTCCAGGTGGGCCACGGCCTGA